One window of the Archangium primigenium genome contains the following:
- a CDS encoding TAXI family TRAP transporter solute-binding subunit — translation MRGIRERFKEQLQRNQRRDLWIILAPSLLLVGLAFATTFYFIKPAPPKTLVIAAAQDEGGFRYYARRYQEILARDGITLEIRGTQGSLSSLGLLAEERGGVDVAFVQSGASAAGGKAANVVSLGGLTHIPLWVFYRGEPIEDLRELRGKRIAVGPAESGTHALALTLLQANGVEKEPTQLLSLERDEALARIKKGELDAVFLVAAAEAPFLQKLAAEPDLRLLSFSRGEAYARRYPYLSRLTLPRGVLNLAADVPSRDLVLLAPTASLVARESLHPALAYLLLRAASEVHGGAGLLDRAGEFPTGNATEYPLSSEARRYYQSGPPLLQRYLPFWAANLVDRLWLMLVPLIAVLVPLGKAVPALYEWRVRSRIFRWYARLKEIEIQMEEKPERPMLQDMLKRLDEAEYAVNRIPMPLSHAENLYFFREHLDIVRRRILRRLDEGAEAPAPGASLVS, via the coding sequence ATGCGGGGAATCCGGGAACGATTCAAGGAGCAGCTTCAACGCAACCAGCGGCGCGATCTGTGGATCATCCTCGCGCCCTCGCTGTTGCTGGTGGGTCTGGCCTTCGCCACCACCTTCTATTTCATCAAGCCCGCGCCTCCTAAGACGCTGGTGATCGCGGCGGCCCAGGACGAAGGCGGCTTTCGCTACTACGCCCGGCGCTACCAGGAGATCCTCGCCCGCGACGGCATCACCCTGGAGATCCGCGGCACCCAGGGCTCGCTCTCCAGCCTGGGCCTGCTCGCCGAGGAGCGGGGTGGGGTGGACGTGGCGTTCGTGCAGAGCGGCGCCTCCGCGGCGGGCGGCAAGGCGGCGAACGTCGTGTCGCTCGGCGGGCTCACCCACATCCCCCTCTGGGTCTTCTACCGGGGCGAGCCCATCGAGGACCTGCGGGAGCTGCGCGGCAAGCGCATCGCGGTGGGCCCCGCCGAGAGCGGCACCCATGCCCTGGCCCTCACGCTGCTGCAGGCCAACGGCGTGGAGAAGGAGCCCACCCAGCTCTTGTCGCTCGAGCGCGACGAGGCCCTCGCCCGGATCAAGAAGGGCGAGCTCGACGCGGTGTTCCTCGTGGCCGCCGCCGAGGCGCCCTTCCTCCAGAAGCTCGCCGCCGAGCCCGACCTGCGGCTGCTGAGCTTCTCCCGGGGCGAGGCCTATGCGCGCCGCTACCCGTACCTGTCCCGGCTCACCTTGCCCCGGGGGGTGCTCAACCTCGCGGCGGACGTGCCCTCGCGGGACCTGGTGCTGCTCGCGCCCACGGCGAGCCTGGTGGCGCGCGAGTCCCTCCACCCGGCGCTCGCCTACCTGCTCTTGCGCGCCGCGAGCGAGGTGCACGGGGGCGCGGGGCTGCTGGATCGCGCCGGGGAGTTCCCCACCGGCAACGCGACCGAGTACCCCCTGAGCAGCGAGGCCCGCCGGTACTACCAGTCCGGACCGCCCCTGTTGCAGCGCTACCTGCCGTTCTGGGCGGCCAACCTGGTGGACCGGCTCTGGCTGATGCTCGTGCCCCTCATCGCCGTGCTCGTGCCCCTGGGCAAGGCCGTCCCCGCCCTGTACGAGTGGCGGGTGCGCTCGCGCATCTTCCGCTGGTACGCGCGGCTCAAGGAGATCGAAATCCAGATGGAGGAGAAGCCCGAGCGGCCGATGCTCCAGGACATGCTCAAGCGGCTGGACGAAGCCGAGTACGCGGTGAACCGCATCCCCATGCCGCTGTCCCACGCGGAGAACCTGTACTTCTTCCGCGAACACCTGGACATCGTGCGCCGACGCATCCTGCGGCGCCTGGACGAGGGCGCGGAGGCCCCCGCGCCGGGCGCGTCCCTGGTGAGCTGA
- a CDS encoding SET domain-containing histone-lysine N-methyltransferase yields MSASPPTAPASAELRTAPEDSERKLSNLLRWLEEGGARFPKLRVVRQDNGERSVLAATDIAPGEVVLQVPHSHMLTLELARTSEIGRAVQAGLNPDNEDLYLASFLLQEKHREGSFWTPFLDSLPEAFPHLPLFYGEAERALLQGSLVLTLLEFQAQSLQNDYQQLCAKVPGYERFTLGEFVWARLSVSSRLFGVKKGGLKGPCLVPLADMLNHRRPPDVLWETSEDGRFFEMTAQNAVAAGLEVHDSYGAKSNDLMLLHFGFVTEHNERDEVFLSLGLPEGDALGAMKQSLLALPSPTAFRPFKVPREVANASTQLMLSFLRVARATPEEIMILANRLIGGAKTIEPLGVPNEARVMEALAAACEARLAGFDTSFEEDERRLREDSLGANARNCLLVRREEKRVLRDYLGFAQTAQALLRLPREEFERQAAATASPWGWYDGYARQTLLELVRGAPTA; encoded by the coding sequence ATGAGCGCCTCCCCTCCGACCGCCCCCGCCTCCGCCGAGTTGAGAACCGCCCCCGAGGACTCGGAGCGCAAGCTGTCCAACCTGTTGCGCTGGCTCGAGGAGGGCGGCGCCCGCTTCCCCAAGCTGCGTGTTGTCCGCCAGGACAATGGCGAGCGCTCGGTCCTCGCCGCGACGGACATCGCCCCGGGAGAGGTCGTCCTCCAGGTCCCCCACTCGCACATGCTCACCCTGGAGCTCGCGCGCACCTCGGAGATCGGCCGCGCGGTCCAGGCCGGGCTCAACCCGGACAACGAGGACCTGTACCTCGCCTCCTTCCTCCTCCAGGAGAAGCACCGCGAGGGCTCCTTCTGGACGCCCTTCCTCGACAGCCTTCCCGAGGCATTCCCCCACCTGCCCCTCTTCTACGGCGAGGCCGAGCGCGCCCTGCTCCAGGGCTCGCTGGTGCTCACGCTCCTGGAGTTCCAGGCGCAGTCGCTCCAGAACGACTACCAGCAGTTGTGCGCGAAGGTGCCCGGCTACGAGCGCTTCACGCTCGGGGAGTTCGTCTGGGCGCGCCTGTCCGTCTCCTCGCGCCTGTTCGGTGTGAAGAAGGGCGGGCTCAAGGGCCCGTGTCTCGTGCCCCTGGCGGACATGCTCAACCACCGGCGGCCCCCGGACGTGCTCTGGGAGACGTCGGAGGATGGCCGCTTCTTCGAGATGACGGCGCAGAACGCCGTGGCCGCGGGCCTCGAGGTCCACGACAGCTATGGCGCCAAGAGCAACGATCTCATGCTCCTGCACTTCGGCTTCGTGACCGAGCACAACGAGCGCGACGAGGTGTTCCTCTCCCTGGGCCTGCCCGAGGGCGATGCGCTGGGGGCCATGAAGCAGTCCCTCCTGGCGCTGCCCTCGCCCACCGCGTTCCGGCCCTTCAAGGTGCCGCGCGAGGTGGCGAATGCGTCCACCCAGTTGATGCTGTCCTTCCTCCGGGTGGCGCGCGCCACGCCCGAGGAGATCATGATCCTCGCCAACCGGCTCATCGGCGGCGCCAAGACGATCGAGCCCCTCGGCGTGCCCAACGAGGCGCGGGTGATGGAGGCCCTCGCGGCGGCGTGCGAGGCGCGGCTCGCGGGCTTCGACACCTCTTTCGAAGAGGACGAGCGGCGGCTGCGCGAGGACTCCCTCGGCGCCAACGCGCGCAACTGTCTGCTCGTGCGGCGCGAGGAGAAGCGCGTGCTGCGCGACTACCTCGGCTTCGCCCAGACGGCCCAGGCGCTGCTGCGGCTGCCCCGCGAGGAGTTCGAGCGTCAAGCAGCGGCCACGGCCTCGCCCTGGGGTTGGTACGACGGCTACGCACGCCAGACCCTGCTCGAGCTCGTGCGCGGCGCCCCCACGGCGTGA
- a CDS encoding Ppx/GppA phosphatase family protein, producing MASSTRRPVFAAIDVGTNAVRMDLARPEADGTLETFLRERDAVRPGEGVFTHGVMPRETADRLVGALRRYATLSRRHGARVRAVATSAMREAGNRSDILQRVRDEAGLELEIISGEDEARLICLGVLNRALPRTRSVVMDLGGGSTEVVLATGQRPEGLWSLPLGAVRLTEQFDTAGEVTPFQLRRMRGAVRERLHAAFPVAAMDLPPVALGSSGTIRAVVRFAAQGDSYATPDQLTHAVEALAAMSPGERSEHFEPRRAEVIVAGALLLEESMRHLGLQGISAIKRGLRDGMLVELFSAGLGTTPPRALPGFLGTLAVG from the coding sequence ATGGCTTCTTCGACCCGCCGGCCTGTCTTCGCCGCCATCGACGTGGGCACCAACGCCGTCCGGATGGATCTGGCCCGTCCGGAGGCGGATGGCACGTTGGAGACCTTCCTGCGCGAGCGCGACGCCGTGCGTCCGGGCGAAGGCGTCTTCACCCACGGGGTGATGCCCCGGGAGACGGCGGATCGGCTCGTGGGGGCCCTGCGCCGCTACGCCACCCTGAGCCGTCGCCATGGCGCCCGGGTGCGCGCGGTGGCCACCAGCGCCATGCGCGAGGCGGGCAATCGCTCGGACATCCTCCAGCGTGTGCGGGACGAGGCGGGCCTGGAGTTGGAGATCATCAGCGGAGAGGACGAGGCGCGGCTCATCTGTCTGGGGGTGCTCAACCGCGCCCTGCCGCGCACGCGCTCGGTGGTGATGGACCTGGGCGGCGGCTCCACGGAAGTGGTGCTCGCCACCGGCCAGCGTCCCGAGGGCCTCTGGAGCCTGCCCCTGGGGGCGGTGCGCCTGACGGAGCAGTTCGACACCGCGGGCGAGGTCACCCCCTTCCAGCTGCGGCGCATGCGCGGCGCCGTGCGCGAGCGGCTGCACGCGGCCTTCCCCGTGGCGGCCATGGATCTGCCCCCGGTGGCCCTGGGCTCCTCGGGGACCATCCGCGCCGTGGTGCGCTTCGCGGCCCAGGGCGACAGCTACGCCACCCCGGATCAGCTCACCCACGCCGTGGAGGCGCTGGCGGCCATGTCGCCGGGCGAGCGGAGCGAGCACTTCGAGCCCCGGCGCGCCGAGGTCATCGTCGCGGGCGCGCTCCTGCTGGAGGAGAGCATGCGGCACCTCGGCCTGCAGGGCATCAGCGCCATCAAGCGGGGCCTGCGCGACGGCATGCTCGTGGAGCTGTTCTCGGCCGGCCTGGGCACCACGCCCCCGAGGGCCCTGCCCGGCTTCCTCGGGACGCTCGCCGTGGGCTGA